The following coding sequences lie in one Homalodisca vitripennis isolate AUS2020 chromosome X, UT_GWSS_2.1, whole genome shotgun sequence genomic window:
- the LOC124369745 gene encoding uncharacterized protein LOC124369745, with the protein MGLFLKFAKLVFFALFVVTLFSDEAEARRKILKGRKTITREYYKPSFLPSWANVLLMGIGFLIVGIILYIALAKFILGSTTGIFLMENEV; encoded by the exons ATGGGGCTCTTCCTCAAGTTTGCCAAGTTGGTTTTCTTCGCACTCT TTGTTGTGACGCTGTTCTCGGATGAAGCAGAAGCCAGAAGAAAAATTCTCAAGGGCAGGAAAACCATCACCAGGGAATATTACA AACCGTCTTTTCTACCCTCCTGGGCAAATGTCTTGCTGATGGGCATAGGCTTCCTCATCGTCGGCATTATCTTGTACATCGCACTCGCCAAGTTCATCCTAGGATCCACGACAGGAATATTCCTTATGGAGAACGAAGTTTGA